The Moorena producens PAL-8-15-08-1 genomic interval ACTGAGTTTTACCGTCAGTTGAAAAAGACATCGAGTAAAAGCGAAGCCTTGCGACAGGCACAGTTAGCGATGATTCAAGGCAATGTGCGTATCGAGAATAATCAGTTATATGGCTCGGGCAAGAACATCTCGTTACCGCCAGAATTGTCAGGACCAGGAAAACAAAGCTTTTCTCATCCCTACTATTGGGCTGCTTTCACTCTGGTTGGGGATCCCTAGTTTATACCAATTCTTCACTTTTCATAATTTTGATAAGCAGTAACAATCCTCTGAACGAGGGCATTACGGACAACATCCTTATTGGTGAGTTCGCAGAAAGCAATGCCTTCTACAGATCTTAAAATTTTTAGGGTTACCGCTAATCCTGAGGGTTGGTTGCTAGATAAATCGGTCTGGGTGAGATCACCAGTCACTACCATCCGAGAACGTGAACCCAAGCGAGTCAAAACCATCTTCATCTGGGCTGGTGTGGTGTTCTGAGCTTCATCAATAATCACGAAGGCATTATTGAGGGTGCGACCTCGCATATACGCTAGGGGAGCCACTTCAATAATGCCCCGTTCCATTAAATTGGCAGTCTTCTCTGTATCAATCAGTTCATGGAGAGCATCATAGAGGGGGCGCAAATAGGGATTAATTTTCTGCTGCAAGTCTCCTGGTAAAAAGCCAAGTTTTTCACCAGCTTCTACCGCTGGTCGTGTCAGAATCAGCCGTTCATATTGATTATTTAGTAACGCCTGAGCGGCGATTACCACAGCTAGGAAGGTTTTGCCAGTGCCTGCTGGTCCCACACAGAAGGTGAGGTCATGGGTTAGTACAGCTTTGATATACTGCCGTTGCCGGAAGGTTTTAGCTCGGATGACCTCACCCCGGCGAGTATGAGCCAGTACATCTTGATGTAAATCTTGTAATTCATCCTGTCGCTTAGTATCTAAGGCATGAATTGCAGTTTGGATGTCTACTCCTGTAATCCTTTTACCTTCGAGCCAATAAATTTTAAGCGATCGCACTAGGGATGATACCCGCTCGACCTGTTTCTGGGTGCCAGAAATCAATAACTCTTGCCCTCGCAGCACCAGATGCGCACCGGTTTGCCGTGATAGGGTTTTCAGGTTTTCTTCCTGGTCTCCCACCAAGGCGATTGCACTTTCTGGGCTGGGTAGCTCAATTGTTTTGGATACTTCACTCAAGGTTTATCAACTAAAGGCTTGCTGTCTGCTTAACTAACCTGTCCTAATTTCCTAGGCTTAGCGATGGGGAGTTGTCAATAGGGTTTGATCAGTTTTTCCTGCCATTGGTAATGAGAGGTACAGCAGCAGGATGTTTTTTACTTCCTTTTTTCCATTGTCCTCTCATTACCCAAACCTTCAAAACTATTGCAATAGAGAACTAGGAGGGAAATCTTGGAATTACTCTAGGTCTGGAAACTCGGCGAGGTAAATTTCTTCTGACAATGGTTCTACGACTAGGGCCATTGTCTCGACGAGGGCTACTACCTGAGCCTGAGCCTTCATAGATATCCAAATAAACAGTTTGGCCAGCAGCTTGGGCTGCTGCTTTAATTACTGTCCGAATCGCTTGAATATTGCGACCACCCCGACCGAAAACTCGCCCTTTATCCTCTCCATTAAAAGCTAGTCGAATCCAGACACGCTCTTTACCATTTGATTTCTCACAGTCTACGCTGAGGGAGTCTGGTGATTCCAAGAACGGCTCGATTAAAAATCTCACCAGTGCTGAATAATCTGGGTCATCATCTCTAACAGAAGCAGATAGAATTTCAGGTACGGATTTGTTCAAAAACATTAGCTTTTTGCAAGATATTACGCACGGTTTGTGTTGGCTGAGCTCCATTTTTGAGCCACTTCACTATTGCTGGTACATTCAGCCTCGTTTCATCATTTCTTGGATTATAGAATCCCAGTTCTTCTAGAGGACGCCCATCACGGCGTGCATTGCTGGGAATTGCCACTATTCGATAGCTTACTTCACGCTTTTTGCCGAATCGTTTTAATCTGATTTTGATCATTGTACCTAATTAATTCACCTGTTTGATTTTAAGCGATCTTTGGGGGTTTGAAAGTGAACAGGTTGAATTGTGAAGATTGTAACTGACTCAGCAGGCAAGCCGCTACCTGTTCACAATCTTCTCAGCTACCCGACACCCCATGGCTGATGGGAACAGGCTAAGCTTCAGGCATACCTTCTACTGGCTAATCTTCTACCGCGTCACCTTCTAGGAGCTAACCTACCCTACGGAAAGGCCAAAGGCGAACAACCGGCTAACCTTCAGGCTAACCTTCTAGGAGCTAAGCTACCCTACACATAACGCCAAAGGCGAACAACCGGCTAACCTTAAGCGTAACCTTGGCCAAAAGGCCACGGGTGCGCGTTCAACCTTCTAACCTTGGCCAAAAGGCCACGGGTGCGCGTTCAACTGGCTAACCTTGGCCAAAAGGCCACGGGTGCGCGTTCAACTGGCTAACCTTGGCCAAAAGGCCACGCTAAGCGAACAACTCGCTAACTTTCTACTATAATTCCCCAAATCCCTTCTTCTTCTTACCTTTTTTCTTTTTCTTGCCAGAGCCACTACCACGCCAACCAGGTAGATTACGAGGATTTCCACCCCCCATACCACCTAACATACCACCTAACCCCCCCATGGCTGGCATCTGACCTTGACCCATTTGCTGCATAAGCGATCGCATTCTAGTAAATTCACTCACCAGACCCCTGACGTCTTTTTCCGTATGACCAGAACCTTGGGCAATGCGGCGGCGGCGGCTCGGAGAGCTAGCTAATAAATCTGGGTTACGACGCTCCTCGGAGGTCATGGAGCTAATCATAGCTTCGGACTGCTTGAGCTTGGTTTCCCCTTGTTGAAGTTGAGAAGAACTGAGTTTGCCCATGCCTGGAACCAGTTTCATCAAGCCACCAAGGGATCCCATGTTCTTTAACAGGCGCATCTGCTTCAAGAAATCGCTGAAGTCAAATTTTGCTTCCAGCATTTTCTGTTGCATCTGTTCAGCATCAGCGATGTCAATCTCTTCCTGGGCTTTCTCAACCAAGGTGAGTACATCCCCCATACCCAGAATCCGGGATGCCATCCGGTCAGGATAAAATGGTTGTAGTGCCTCGACCTTTTCCCCAACCCCAACAAATTTAATCGGCTGACCTGAAATTTGCCTGACTGAAAGGGCAGCACCACCACGACTATCCCCATCAAGTTTGGAGAGAATTGCCCCAGTAATACCGATTTGCTCATGGAAGGTGCGGGTCAGGGTTGCTGCTTCCTGACCAGTCATGGCATCCACCACTAGTAGGGTATCGTGGGGTTGGACGGTTTCTTTGATGCGGGAGAGTTCTCCCATCATGTCTTGGTCGATTTGCAGTCGTCCCGCTGTATCGATAATTACCGTATCGATAGCCATTGCTTTTGCCCGTTCTACCCCTTGACGAGCAATGTCTACTGGGTCAGCTTCTGTACCTAACTCAAACACAGGTACATCAATTTGTTGACCGAGGGTGACTAATTGATCAATGGCTGCGGGTCGATACACGTCTGTAGCCACTAGCAGACAGCTACGTTCTTGCTTACGCAGATGTAACGCGAGTTTTGCACTGGCGGTAGTTTTACCAGTACCTTGTAGACCAGCCATTAGCACAACGGTTGGTGGGGTGTCTGCTTTAGCTAGGGGAACATTGGTTTCCCCCATCACTTGCACCAGTTCGTCGTAGACTATTTTGATGAACTGCTGGTCAGGGCGAACACCTGATATGACTTCACTGCCTTGTGCTTTCGCTTCTACTCCAGCAACGAAATCTTTGACTACTTGTAGGTTGACGTC includes:
- a CDS encoding KH domain-containing protein — encoded protein: MFLNKSVPEILSASVRDDDPDYSALVRFLIEPFLESPDSLSVDCEKSNGKERVWIRLAFNGEDKGRVFGRGGRNIQAIRTVIKAAAQAAGQTVYLDIYEGSGSGSSPRRDNGPSRRTIVRRNLPRRVSRPRVIPRFPS
- a CDS encoding PhoH family protein, producing the protein MSEVSKTIELPSPESAIALVGDQEENLKTLSRQTGAHLVLRGQELLISGTQKQVERVSSLVRSLKIYWLEGKRITGVDIQTAIHALDTKRQDELQDLHQDVLAHTRRGEVIRAKTFRQRQYIKAVLTHDLTFCVGPAGTGKTFLAVVIAAQALLNNQYERLILTRPAVEAGEKLGFLPGDLQQKINPYLRPLYDALHELIDTEKTANLMERGIIEVAPLAYMRGRTLNNAFVIIDEAQNTTPAQMKMVLTRLGSRSRMVVTGDLTQTDLSSNQPSGLAVTLKILRSVEGIAFCELTNKDVVRNALVQRIVTAYQNYEK
- the rpsP gene encoding 30S ribosomal protein S16, translating into MIKIRLKRFGKKREVSYRIVAIPSNARRDGRPLEELGFYNPRNDETRLNVPAIVKWLKNGAQPTQTVRNILQKANVFEQIRT
- the ffh gene encoding signal recognition particle protein — its product is MFDALAERLEDAWKKLRGQDKISSSNIQDALKEVRRALLSADVNLQVVKDFVAGVEAKAQGSEVISGVRPDQQFIKIVYDELVQVMGETNVPLAKADTPPTVVLMAGLQGTGKTTASAKLALHLRKQERSCLLVATDVYRPAAIDQLVTLGQQIDVPVFELGTEADPVDIARQGVERAKAMAIDTVIIDTAGRLQIDQDMMGELSRIKETVQPHDTLLVVDAMTGQEAATLTRTFHEQIGITGAILSKLDGDSRGGAALSVRQISGQPIKFVGVGEKVEALQPFYPDRMASRILGMGDVLTLVEKAQEEIDIADAEQMQQKMLEAKFDFSDFLKQMRLLKNMGSLGGLMKLVPGMGKLSSSQLQQGETKLKQSEAMISSMTSEERRNPDLLASSPSRRRRIAQGSGHTEKDVRGLVSEFTRMRSLMQQMGQGQMPAMGGLGGMLGGMGGGNPRNLPGWRGSGSGKKKKKGKKKKGFGEL